Proteins encoded within one genomic window of Natator depressus isolate rNatDep1 chromosome 1, rNatDep2.hap1, whole genome shotgun sequence:
- the LOC141995947 gene encoding uncharacterized protein LOC141995947: MAKLFEKISKDMKDRGYNRDPQQCRVKLKELRQAYQKARESNGHSGSDPQTCCFYDELHAILGGAPTTTPPLYMDSCKGVSRNRDEDLGDQEGEVEDSTQQASGETVLPNNQELFITLGTIPSQPRLPDLEGGEGTSAANVSTLLLSSPSQRLAQIKRQKNSTRNEMFSELMQFSRTERAQQNAWRQTISEYRKAENEREDRRDERDKRWQEQDERWRQHNERRQEAMLRLLEDQTDMLRCMVEVQERQQEHRPPLQPLCN; the protein is encoded by the exons ATggcaaaattatttgaaaaaatctccaaagacatgaaggacagaggctataacagggacccgcagcagtgccgcgtgaaacttaaggaactcaggcaagcctaccaaaaagcCAGAGAGTCAAATGGCCACTCTGGGTCAgacccccagacatgctgcttctatgatgagctgcatgcaattctagggggtgcccctacaaccaccccacccctgtacatggactcctgcaagggagtctcacgcaatagggatgaagatttgggggaccaggagggggaggttgaagatagtacacagcaggcaagtggagaaaccgttctTCCCAACaaccaggaactgtttatcaccctggggacaataccctcccaacccaggctcccagaccttgaaggcggagaaggcacctctg ctgcaaatgtttcaacactcctcctatcatctccgtcccagaggctggcgcagataaaaaggcaaaaaaacagcactcgcaatgaaatgttctctgagctcatgcagttctcccgcactgaaagagctcagcagaatgcatggaggcaaacaatatcagagtacaggaaagcagaaaatgaacgcgaggacagaaGGGACGAGCGAGATAAGAGGTGGCaggagcaagatgagaggtggcggcagcacaatgagaggaggcaggaagcaatgctgaggctactggaggatcaaactgatatgctccggtgtatggttgaggtgcaggaaaggcagcaggagcacagaccgccgctgcagcccctgtgtaactaa